From Coffea arabica cultivar ET-39 chromosome 2e, Coffea Arabica ET-39 HiFi, whole genome shotgun sequence, the proteins below share one genomic window:
- the LOC113733260 gene encoding uncharacterized protein, translating into MYREREKRNSSMEGEDQEGDQILEINLISAQGLKTPSGSRRRMHTYALAWVDPTAKLRTRTDRVGAENPTWNDKFLFRVSSHFLACETSGVTVEIYAVGYIRDYLIGTVRFLLSSCLGKFPSSADAIAIGTPAFTAVQIQRPSGRFHGVLNIAASVCSSACSDFEIFSGASAISFRDLVGAELEKEKEVDRRQRRRLSRIGSSNSVRSSGGESCDFDFSSLDLSSDGAESTTSSSSTASNALKEWNGVRTEVAQKVKEMKNKGGGEGLLCGLVLQRRVRFCQSDQNLRFWEESLES; encoded by the coding sequence AtgtatagagagagagaaaagaggaaTTCATCTATGGAGGGGGAGGACCAAGAGGGGGATCAGATTCTGGAGATTAACTTGATCTCGGCCCAAGGTTTAAAGACGCCGTCCGGAAGTCGTCGCCGGATGCACACCTACGCACTCGCTTGGGTTGACCCGACAGCCAAGCTCCGGACCCGAACCGACCGTGTCGGAGCCGAAAACCCTACTTGGAATGATAAGTTCCTGTTTCGCGTTTCTTCCCACTTCCTTGCCTGCGAAACCTCCGGCGTCACTGTCGAGATCTACGCCGTCGGCTATATCAGAGATTATCTCATCGGCACCGTGCGTTTTCTGCTGAGTAGTTGCCTCGGCAAATTCCCCTCTTCAGCCGACGCAATCGCAATTGGTACTCCGGCGTTCACTGCGGTCCAAATCCAGCGTCCTTCCGGTAGGTTTCACGGAGTCCTCAACATCGCCGCTTCGGTTTGCAGCAGCGCCTGTTCCGATTTTGAAATATTCAGCGGCGCGTCGGCAATTAGTTTCCGTGATCTCGTGGGTGCTGAGCTTGAGAAAGAAAAGGAGGTTGACCGCCGGCAGCGGCGAAGGCTGAGCCGCATAGGGTCGAGTAATAGCGTGCGGTCATCCGGCGGAGAATCTTGTGACTTTGACTTTTCTTCGTTGGACTTGTCGTCGGACGGTGCTGAATCAACGACGTCGTCTTCATCGACGGCTTCTAATGCTTTGAAAGAATGGAATGGAGTGAGGACGGAGGTGGCCCAGAAAGTCaaggaaatgaaaaataagGGTGGTGGAGAAGGATTACTATGTGGACTTGTGCTTCAGAGGAGGGTTCGTTTTTGCCAGTCGGATCAAAATTTGCGTTTCTGGGAAGAGTCGTTGGAAAGTTAG